The Pseudochaenichthys georgianus unplaced genomic scaffold, fPseGeo1.2 scaffold_619_arrow_ctg1, whole genome shotgun sequence genome includes the window ctttctacttctcacatgttgaactcaaatacctgtactttctacttctcacatgttgaactcaaatacctgtactttctacttctctcatgttgaactcaaatacttgtactttctacttctcacatgttgaacacaaatacctgtactttctacttctcccatgttgaacccaaatacctgtactttctacttcttacatgttgaacccaaatacctgtactttctacttcttacatgttgaactcaaatacctgtactttctacttcttacatgttgaacacaaatacctgtactttctacttctctacatgttgaactcaaatacctgtactttctacttctcacatgttgaacacaaatacctgtactttctacttctcacatgttgaactcaaatacctgtactttctacttcttacatgttgaactcaaatacctgtactttctacttctcacatgttgaactcaaatacctgtactttctacttctcacatgttgaactcaaatacctgtactttctacttcttacatgttgaacacaaatacctgtactttctacttctcacatgttgaactcaaatacctgtactttctacttctcacatgttgaactcaaatacctgtactttctacttcttacatgttgaacacaaatacctgtactttctacttctcacatgttgaactcaaatacctgtactttctacttctcaaatgttgaacccaaatacctgtactttccacttcttacatgttgaacacaaatacctgtactttctacttctcacatgttgaactcaaatacctgtactttctacttcttacatgttgaacacaaatacctgtactttctacttctcacatgttgaactcaaatacctgtactttctacttctcacatgttgaattcaaatacctgtactttctacttctcacatgttgaactcaaatacctgtactttctacttctcacatgttgaacacaaatacctgtactttctacttctctcatgtcccaaacagctggttcctttagtctgaatgtgtgtgtggtgcgtggtcattattcttcagagtcactgcgtgcctattggttggaacacgatccgtgtatccatcacttcctggtcttctctaaagaagagggaccaatggaaacgttgtcatgttgccgttggtcaccatggaaacattcattagctaacaatgactttattgttctattaatataaagggaggtcaggtactctttaaagcagctgcgagctatgggtactttctactgaagtacacttcaaagcctctttactttgacttgagtaaagaagtttagtcagtacttctactttcaccagagtatgtttaaacacgagtatctgtacttgtgcttgagtaaaggatgtgtgtacttctacttgagtaaaggatgtgtgtacttctacttgagtaaaggatgtgtgtacttctacgtgcactttgaattaccctgcgtcgaaaagtgctatataaataaacttgccttgccttgcctacgtgagtaaaggatgtgtgtacttctacttgagtaaaggatgtgtgtacttctacttgagtgaaggatgtgtgtacttctacttgagtaaaggatgtgtgtacttctacttgagtgaaggatgtgtgtacttctacttgagtaaaggatgtgtgtacttctacttgagtgaaggatatgtgtacttctacttgagtaaaggatgtgtgtacttctacttgagtgaaggatgtgtgtacttctacttgagtaaaggatgtgtgtacttctacttgagtaaaggatgtgtgtacttctacgtgagtaaaggatgtgtgtacttctacgtgagtaaaggatgtgtgtacttctacgtgagtaaaggatgtgtgtacttctacttgagtaaaggatgtgtgtacttctacgtgagtaaaggatgtgtgtacttctacttgagtaaaggatgtgtgtacttctacttgagtaaaggatgtgtgtacttctacttgagtaaaggatgtgtgtacttctacgtgagtaaaggatgtgtactccTCCCTCTCTGGTTCTCGTGGGGCTCACCTCTATGGGAGTATAGAAGTCGTAGATCATATACCAGGGCCTTCTTCTCGGAGGAGTCCTGATGACGTAATGGTCCAGAGGAAACGGGTGAAATGTTTGTCTCCCCTTCTCATCTCTGGTGTCTCCCAGCTCCACCTCCATCGTCTCCATACATTTCCCCAGAGCCATGTCCTCTATTTCAGAAAAGTGTGTGCATTTCCCCGTCTGGAACCCCGTGATAAAGCGCCTCACCGCTTCTTTACTGAGCACATATCCGGCTCCTCCGCTCATGTAGCCTTTTCTGATGAACGGGGAAAAGCGTCTTCCCAAATACCACGGCTTCTCCGTATCGAACCGGGACAACGTGTGGCGCAGATTCTCCATCACCACGAAAGTGTCGTCGTCCGCCTTCAGAAACCAGTCCATGTCGTGCATGTGGTGCTGGTGGAGGAACTGGAACGCTCTGATGGTCTTCCAGTACAGGTTTTCCCTCCCCTCGCTCACGTTCAGCCCCACGGTGGGGAAATCTGTGGACGTGGAGCTCATGTACAGAACTCGGTCGCAGTGTTTCGCCCAGGTGGCTCTCACGTGCTGGGTTCGAGTTTCCAGGTATTTGGGCATCGTCATAATCCAGCACAATATCCGAATGGTGCCGTTGGATTTATCCGCTGCTGTTTGGTTTTTAACTGGAAGAATGAAAGAGAGAGACGTGTCAGAAAAGTGTTGCACGGATATTTTAGACCTGAGACGCTTGAGGCATCTTCTATGATATAATaataactattattattatgtatacgGCACATTTACAAAATGACACACCAGTTAAAAATACACAAGAAGTTCCCCTCGGATCAGAAACATGCAGGAACATATCAAATGTTAACGGgtaagagacacgaggaggtcAAAGGTGAGATatactaataaaataaataatacataagACTCAAGACTAAGTGAAGCGAAGCAACAAAATGGAACCCTATCACATAAAGTCAACTTATAGGtacaacacaaacaaaaagaTAATAGTAATAAAAATGTCATAATTCTAATAAAGGTTAAAACCAACGTAAAAGggaatgttgctattaaaactgttaaataaataatgtaatataaaaccctttaaaataaataaaacaacatgAAGGTAGGTAAATAATAAAGACTAAAATACCatttaaaggggggggggggtcgctaATACAACTCTAAAAAGTCTTTAGCTGTCGTTTAAAAATGTATACTGATATTATGTGAAAGTACTTTATTGTCAGGTCAAGTCTGATCACAAGGACACATACAAAGACAAGACACACGGAAACAGACTGACTTATCATTAAACCAGCTGTTTCTAAACCAGTCAGAACTGGTTTGAACGTGTTATTGGGAGCAGCCTCTCTTTCCTACCAGATCAATGTCGAAGTATTTCATCCAAGATATTGTGATATTTGAGTTCTTCAGCATGTTGTTGGAGCAGATCATAGATCATTTATTATCAGATATAATATTGGATTTTCACTTTTGTTGAAATGACCGTAACGACTGAAGTTCTTCTTCATTTTTTATTAATGTCCCCGTGTCCTAATTACGTCCCCGGTAAtgtctttttaaatgtgtagagtattttaacacacacacacacactctctctctctctctctctcacacacacacacacacacacacacacacacacacacatacacactctctctctctctctctctctctcttgtttGCCTTATCTTTTAATCTTCATtccagtacaagatctgagtacttctacttttactcaagtacaagatctgagtacttttactcaagaacaagatctgagtacttccacttttactcaagtacaagatctgagtacttctacttttactcaagaacaagatctgagtacttctacttttactcgagtatagatctgagtacttctacttttactcgagtatagatctgagtacttctacttttactcgagtactgCTCTTTTCAACCTCTTTTCAACTGGTTTTAAAaggtgagtgagaaagagaCGGCAGATGATAATAACTCGATGCCTACCTGCTGCTCGATGGTGATCGTGTTTGATGAAATGTCCTCGTTTCCCTTTTATAGACTTTGAGCCCAGCAGAAAGTGAAGGCAGAAGAATCCCGTCAACAGGCCCGTGATGAAGGTGAAATTAGACGTGGGGTTCCTCATCCTCTCGATTCACCTAGAGACACCACGAGGGATTCCAGCTCAAAATCATCCCCTCTTcaagaaataaagaaagtagGAAAGTAGTTCCAATAACAACAGGTACATATTACATATATGAGAAAAGTACTTTACCTGATTAAAGGTTAGTCCTCAAatgaattgttctgtgtgttcaGAGAGACACAATCAGAGCGCTGCTCTCTGACGGCCGTCTCCACGGTGTCCAATTCAGGTGAGTCACAATAATACAATCCTGTCAGTCAACTTCACATACaatggaggagggggggggggaggagggggaggagtgtACATGTACATGTACTACTTCTTCCATAGAGTAGACCTCATTGCTCATA containing:
- the c1galt1a gene encoding glycoprotein-N-acetylgalactosamine 3-beta-galactosyltransferase 1, giving the protein MTMPKYLETRTQHVRATWAKHCDRVLYMSSTSTDFPTVGLNVSEGRENLYWKTIRAFQFLHQHHMHDMDWFLKADDDTFVVMENLRHTLSRFDTEKPWYLGRRFSPFIRKGYMSGGAGYVLSKEAVRRFITGFQTGKCTHFSEIEDMALGKCMETMEVELGDTRDEKGRQTFHPFPLDHYVIRTPPRRRPWYMIYDFYTPIE